A single region of the Sciurus carolinensis chromosome 16, mSciCar1.2, whole genome shotgun sequence genome encodes:
- the Gpr32 gene encoding LOW QUALITY PROTEIN: probable G-protein coupled receptor 32 (The sequence of the model RefSeq protein was modified relative to this genomic sequence to represent the inferred CDS: inserted 3 bases in 2 codons), whose protein sequence is MDASECLPEQVWCLLLLTTAVXSVSSAVGVLGNGLVLWMTVFRMSGTVTAIWFFNLALADFTVLLSLPLSIHYAAFGQWTLDSLVCKLYMAFLAPNFFASIYLLVLISVDHCVSALHPLWARNHRTVRRARWLSLGVWLLAATACAPYLKFQATGEVNGCGHCYXQFNLELTLDWNPMAWKRRLAVAMTHFLVGFLVSLVITGTCAHLIWAGLRWEGWVHASRPRRLLLVLMTLITWATFSLGCLNNCLNPFIYAFIGREFQEKCFRSLPSALARAFGDEGFINPSVPEVKPPEDEGNLRVEAGSLPP, encoded by the exons ATGGATGCTTCCGAGTGCCTGCCTGAGCAGGTGTGGTGCctcctcctgctgaccacggcagt ctctgtgtcctctgctgtGGGCGTGCTGGGCAATGGGCTGGTGCTGTGGATGACTGTTTTCCGAATGTCCGGCACGGTCACCGCCATCTGGTTCTTCAACCTGGCCCTTGCTGATTTCACTGTCTTGCTGTCTCTGCCCCTCTCCATACACTATGCCGCCTTTGGCCAGTGGACCCTGGACAGTCTGGTCTGCAAACTCTACATGGCCTTCCTGGCCCCTAACTTCTTTGCCAGCATCTACCTCCTGGTCCTTATCTCTGTGGACCATTGCGTCTCTGCTCTGCACCCCCTCTGGGCCCGAAACCACCGCACCGTGCGACGAGCAAGGTGGCTGTCCCTCGGCGTGTGGCTCCTGGCTGCTACCGCATGCGCTCCGTACCTGAAATTCCAGGCCACTGGAGAAGTGAACGGATGTGGCCACTGCT TTCAGTTCAACTTGGAATTGACATTGGACTGGAATCCAATGGCTTGGAAGAGACGCTTGGCAGTGGCCATGACTCACTTCCTGGTGGGCTTCTTGGTGTCCTTGGTGATCACTGGCACCTGTGCCCACCTCATCTGGGCAGGGCTCAGGTGGGAAGGCTGGGTCCATGCCAGCAGGCCAAGGAGGCTGCTGCTGGTGCTG ATGACGCTCATCACGTGGGCTACCTTCTCCCTGGGCTGCCTCAACAACTGCCTCAACCCCTTTATCTATGCCTTTATTGGCAGAGAGTTCCAAGAAAAGTGTTTCCGGTCTTTGCCTTCTGCCCTGGCCAGAGCGTTTGGCGATGAGGGATTCATCAATCCTTCTGTCCCAGAGGTGAAGCCCCCAGAGGATGAAGGAAACCTCCGGGTAGAGGCCGGAAGCCTCCCTCCTTAG